A window of the Sphaerobacter thermophilus DSM 20745 genome harbors these coding sequences:
- the soxR gene encoding redox-sensitive transcriptional activator SoxR: MAKPKWTSAELTPGELSARSGVSISALHFYERKGLIHSRRTPGNQRRYPRETLRRVAFIRVSQRVGIPLAEIRAALDTLPEGRTPSREDWERLSERWRRDLDRRIEQLIRLRDDLTNCIGCGCLSLDRCALANPRDRLGDEGPGPRLLAVEGD; this comes from the coding sequence GTGGCGAAGCCGAAGTGGACCAGCGCCGAGTTGACACCGGGAGAGCTGTCGGCGCGCAGCGGCGTCTCGATCTCCGCGCTCCATTTCTACGAGCGCAAGGGCCTCATCCACAGCCGGCGCACGCCGGGGAACCAGCGCCGCTATCCCCGGGAGACGCTGCGTCGCGTCGCGTTCATCCGGGTATCGCAGCGGGTCGGCATCCCACTGGCTGAGATCCGGGCTGCTCTGGACACGCTGCCGGAGGGCCGCACGCCCAGCCGCGAGGATTGGGAGAGACTCTCGGAGCGCTGGCGCCGTGATCTGGATCGGCGGATCGAGCAGCTCATCCGCCTGCGCGACGACCTGACGAATTGCATCGGCTGCGGCTGTCTCTCGCTCGATCGCTGCGCGCTCGCCAACCCGCGCGACCGCCTCGGCGACGAGGGCCCCGGCCCGCGCCTCCTCGCGGTTGAGGGCGACTGA
- the solA gene encoding N-methyl-L-tryptophan oxidase, protein MGSRPSEAYDVIVMGLGAMGSAAAYHLASRGARVLGLDAQTPPHPFGSSHGKTRIYREAYYEAPEYVPLVRRAMALWRELEEASGRTLLTVTGGLCFGAPDTELVSGTLASARAHGVPHEYLDAAEVNRRFPAYRLRDGQMAVYEPGAGLMDPEACVVAHLDLARAHGAHLRCAEPVRRWAADGDGGRVETEQGTYHAGRLVVTAGPWAGSLLSGLGVPLEVWRIVHAHFQPDDEERFGLGRCPWAMWEVPEGFYAAFTALPGHGVKFGRHDVGEPTTPETIRREIDPGEVAALRERLNDYLPGAGGEVMQTLTCMYTMTPDRHWVIDRHPEYPQVVFACGFSGHGFKAASVVGEVLADLALDGRTAHNIALFSHARFARGVAAAG, encoded by the coding sequence ATGGGGAGTCGGCCATCTGAGGCCTACGATGTGATCGTGATGGGACTAGGGGCGATGGGGAGCGCGGCGGCGTACCATCTCGCCTCCCGCGGCGCGCGGGTGCTGGGTCTGGATGCCCAAACGCCGCCGCACCCGTTCGGGTCGTCGCACGGAAAGACACGGATCTACCGGGAGGCGTACTACGAGGCGCCGGAGTACGTGCCGCTGGTGCGGCGGGCGATGGCGCTGTGGCGGGAGCTGGAGGAAGCGTCGGGGCGGACGCTGCTCACCGTGACCGGCGGGCTCTGCTTCGGTGCGCCCGACACGGAACTGGTGAGTGGGACCCTCGCCAGCGCGCGGGCGCATGGGGTGCCGCACGAGTACCTGGATGCCGCTGAGGTGAACCGCCGCTTCCCTGCCTACCGGTTGCGCGATGGGCAGATGGCGGTCTACGAGCCGGGGGCCGGGCTGATGGACCCGGAGGCGTGCGTCGTGGCGCACCTGGATCTGGCGCGTGCCCACGGCGCACACCTGCGCTGCGCCGAGCCGGTGCGACGGTGGGCGGCCGACGGCGACGGTGGACGGGTGGAGACGGAGCAGGGAACGTACCACGCCGGGCGGCTGGTGGTCACGGCCGGGCCGTGGGCGGGTTCGCTTCTGTCAGGCCTCGGGGTGCCGCTGGAGGTGTGGCGGATCGTCCACGCACACTTCCAGCCGGACGACGAGGAGCGCTTCGGACTGGGTCGCTGCCCCTGGGCGATGTGGGAGGTACCGGAGGGGTTCTACGCCGCCTTCACCGCGCTACCGGGGCACGGTGTCAAATTCGGCCGGCATGATGTCGGCGAGCCAACGACGCCTGAGACGATCCGCCGTGAGATCGACCCGGGAGAGGTCGCGGCGCTGCGCGAGCGGCTGAACGACTACCTGCCGGGTGCGGGCGGCGAGGTGATGCAGACATTGACCTGCATGTACACGATGACCCCCGACCGGCACTGGGTGATCGACCGGCACCCGGAGTACCCGCAGGTGGTGTTTGCCTGCGGTTTCTCGGGCCATGGCTTCAAGGCCGCCAGCGTCGTCGGCGAAGTGCTGGCCGACCTGGCACTCGACGGCCGGACGGCGCACAACATCGCGTTGTTTTCCCATGCGCGGTTCGCGCGCGGAGTGGCCGCGGCGGGGTGA
- a CDS encoding VOC family protein — protein MATIQPILHVPDVDATLRYYRDVLDFTVDYVLPDETGRTIHAELNWRGADLMLAPTDTLSPVARSLLGAGVILYLTDPNGDIDTFYECVRERGAQIVDPIKTQEWGHRTFTVSDPDGYRLMFAAPVQEPGPSVVAD, from the coding sequence ATGGCGACGATCCAGCCCATTCTCCACGTGCCGGACGTCGACGCCACACTGCGTTACTACCGCGACGTCCTGGACTTCACGGTGGACTACGTCCTCCCCGATGAGACTGGGCGAACGATCCACGCGGAGCTGAACTGGCGCGGCGCTGATCTGATGCTGGCACCCACCGACACGTTGTCACCGGTGGCTCGCTCGCTCCTCGGCGCCGGGGTCATCCTGTACCTGACCGACCCCAACGGGGACATCGATACCTTCTACGAGTGCGTGCGGGAGCGAGGCGCTCAGATCGTGGACCCGATCAAGACCCAGGAGTGGGGCCACCGGACCTTCACCGTCAGCGACCCCGACGGCTACCGGCTGATGTTCGCCGCGCCGGTGCAGGAGCCGGGCCCGAGCGTGGTGGCGGACTAG
- a CDS encoding NAD(P)/FAD-dependent oxidoreductase produces MQTTRHACSDKESEARVGKDYAGYSFWLATSGDDLTPRPPLDGSIEVDVAILGAGFSGLWTAYYLLQRQPSLRVALIEAEIAGFGASGRNGGWCSASFPYPLAKLARRHGREGALALVRAMRDTVDEVGRVARAEGLEIDYVKSGTLLLARGDHQLPALQAAFRSAQELGVADDYEWLDARQAAERIRVTNVRAAYFNPHCATIHPGKLVRGLARVVERMGATIYEQTPVTAFEPRQAGVPGSQPRLITTRGDVRAEVVVLCGEAYLSRLPGLRRQLIPVYTQIAITEPLSEAQWAEIGWAGRETVASMRLGVDYLQRTADGRIAFGERGSPYRFGSRISDDDDVYEPARAALERMTLEWFPMLRGVRFTHHWGGPIGMPRDRMPTIDYNRPTGIATARGYTGLGVGTTNLAGRILAALICDDDSPLRRLPIVGHRSPNWEPEPLRWIGTRYVQRTLRKRDEEMERTGVAPRRRSLAERLWQRS; encoded by the coding sequence ATGCAGACCACACGGCATGCCTGTTCCGACAAGGAGAGCGAGGCGCGGGTGGGCAAGGACTACGCGGGGTACAGCTTCTGGCTTGCGACATCGGGTGACGACCTGACGCCGCGGCCGCCGTTGGACGGCTCGATCGAGGTCGATGTGGCCATCCTGGGCGCCGGGTTCAGCGGACTGTGGACCGCCTACTACCTGCTCCAGCGGCAACCCTCGCTGCGCGTCGCTCTGATCGAGGCCGAGATCGCCGGCTTCGGCGCGTCCGGGCGCAACGGCGGATGGTGCAGCGCGAGCTTCCCGTACCCGCTGGCCAAGCTCGCCCGACGGCACGGTCGCGAGGGGGCGCTGGCGCTCGTGCGAGCGATGCGTGACACCGTCGACGAGGTGGGACGGGTTGCACGTGCCGAAGGGTTGGAGATCGACTACGTCAAGAGCGGCACGCTGCTCCTGGCCCGCGGTGACCACCAACTCCCCGCGCTGCAGGCGGCGTTCCGCAGCGCGCAGGAGCTCGGGGTTGCCGACGACTACGAGTGGCTCGACGCTCGCCAGGCCGCGGAGAGGATCCGGGTGACCAACGTCCGCGCGGCGTACTTCAACCCACACTGCGCCACGATCCATCCCGGCAAGCTGGTGCGCGGGCTGGCACGGGTGGTCGAGCGCATGGGCGCGACCATCTACGAGCAGACACCGGTGACCGCCTTCGAGCCGCGTCAGGCGGGAGTACCGGGCAGCCAGCCGCGGCTGATCACGACACGGGGCGATGTGCGCGCTGAGGTGGTGGTTCTGTGCGGGGAGGCCTACCTCTCGCGGCTGCCCGGCCTGCGCCGCCAGTTGATCCCGGTCTATACGCAGATCGCGATCACCGAGCCGCTCAGCGAGGCGCAGTGGGCCGAGATCGGCTGGGCGGGACGGGAGACCGTGGCGTCGATGCGGCTGGGGGTGGACTACCTGCAGCGCACCGCCGACGGCCGCATCGCGTTCGGGGAGCGTGGCTCACCCTACCGCTTCGGCTCTCGCATCAGCGACGACGACGATGTCTACGAACCTGCCCGCGCCGCCCTGGAGCGCATGACCCTGGAGTGGTTCCCCATGCTGCGCGGCGTGCGCTTCACCCACCACTGGGGCGGGCCGATCGGCATGCCGCGCGACCGGATGCCGACGATCGACTACAACCGCCCGACCGGGATCGCCACTGCCCGGGGCTATACCGGCCTCGGCGTCGGGACCACCAACCTGGCAGGACGGATCCTCGCCGCGCTGATCTGTGACGACGACTCCCCGCTGCGCCGCTTGCCGATCGTGGGACACCGCTCGCCCAACTGGGAGCCGGAGCCGCTGCGCTGGATCGGCACGCGCTACGTGCAGCGCACCCTGCGCAAACGCGACGAGGAGATGGAGCGCACCGGCGTCGCGCCCCGGCGGCGCTCCCTCGCCGAGCGACTCTGGCAGCGCTCATAG
- a CDS encoding GAF domain-containing protein — protein MAALVRGLLAGESLESLFAGALRELAPATGSDAAAVVVHATEGEGHNSHPRVIAGSGHDDLVPPPLPPEWDDPEMRRTCWVGPDLSGAGRSPWCLMLPISVGDELLGALCLHRASAEPFSAEQVALAEYFAEDAALAIEQERLVKAADRHREILTSVHSLARRLNSAPTPEAIAEVAVEEISAVIRSGGAVLHLFDRPHNLLTLTASTGLPAGAAEEIKHIALGTTPCGTAAVERDLVVATNLAADPRWPRAAELAARFPVLHTVWSVPLIGEQDDLLGTLALFHPEPRTPGELDTALLRLLAHQVAVALERALLADRTRDLYRASVASLAAAVDAKDPYTHNHSRRVAAYSRQIAQTMGLPPSEVEVIELAGLLHDVGKIGIPDRVLQKPGKLDADEWTMIRRHPDLGARILADNPALAPIVPIIRHHHERYDGHGYPDGLAGEEIPLGAAIVGLADAFETMLSNRPYRLAMSWEDVMAEVRRCRGSHFAPQVVDALLTALETGTLQPIRDDPPPTGSLPMPRAAGAEARALGLLQRISAEVSALLDIDRFLRRLVSVLEAEFPDSVCDILLRDPERGYLMLVTPDSEYPNLTVLSGTYILEEDRGIAGWVARHGVSQNVSDTRKDPRYVVRGHQPMRSELAVPLLIDGRCIGVINLESPHAAAFSLTDQQVLEMIGTYVAQAMEVAHLHDQLKRQADLDPMTGLLNYRAFHERLEQEVERARQTGNRLSIAILDADGMKALNDAAGYQQGNDAIRTLAGILAAHVRPGDVVARYGGDEFALIVPGMAPWTLQARLQEIDQAIAEASKTELLPTVSWGLATFPEDGTCASDLIARADAAMHQAKRYRTHHVGSC, from the coding sequence TTGGCCGCGCTTGTCCGTGGGTTGCTCGCCGGGGAGTCGCTGGAGTCCCTGTTCGCCGGGGCGTTGCGTGAGCTGGCGCCGGCGACGGGGAGCGATGCCGCGGCTGTCGTTGTCCACGCGACGGAAGGAGAGGGGCACAACAGTCACCCACGCGTCATCGCCGGGAGTGGGCATGACGATCTGGTCCCGCCGCCGCTCCCGCCCGAATGGGATGATCCGGAGATGCGGCGTACCTGCTGGGTCGGTCCGGACCTCAGCGGCGCCGGGCGGTCCCCATGGTGCTTGATGCTCCCGATCAGCGTCGGGGATGAGTTGCTCGGCGCGTTGTGCCTGCACCGCGCGAGCGCGGAGCCGTTCTCCGCGGAGCAGGTCGCGCTCGCAGAGTACTTCGCGGAGGATGCGGCGCTCGCAATCGAGCAGGAGCGCCTGGTGAAGGCCGCCGACCGCCATCGTGAGATTCTGACGAGCGTGCATAGCCTGGCACGGCGGCTGAACAGCGCACCGACGCCGGAGGCGATCGCCGAGGTCGCGGTCGAGGAAATCTCGGCCGTGATCCGGAGCGGCGGCGCGGTACTGCATCTCTTCGATCGACCCCACAATCTACTGACGCTGACGGCCAGCACCGGCCTGCCAGCGGGCGCGGCCGAGGAGATCAAGCACATCGCGCTCGGCACCACGCCCTGCGGCACAGCGGCCGTCGAGCGGGATCTGGTGGTGGCGACCAACCTGGCAGCCGATCCGCGCTGGCCCCGTGCGGCTGAGCTGGCGGCGCGGTTCCCTGTGCTTCACACCGTCTGGTCCGTCCCGCTCATCGGGGAGCAGGACGACCTGCTGGGGACTCTTGCGCTCTTCCACCCGGAGCCGCGCACGCCCGGGGAGTTGGACACCGCGCTCTTGCGTCTCCTCGCGCACCAGGTGGCGGTCGCCCTCGAGCGTGCTCTTCTGGCCGACCGGACGCGCGATCTCTACCGTGCCTCGGTCGCGTCGCTCGCAGCCGCCGTCGACGCGAAGGACCCATACACCCACAACCACTCCCGGCGTGTCGCCGCCTACAGCCGGCAGATTGCGCAGACCATGGGGCTCCCGCCGTCCGAGGTGGAGGTTATCGAGCTGGCCGGGCTCCTGCACGACGTGGGCAAGATCGGTATCCCCGATCGAGTCTTGCAGAAGCCGGGCAAGCTCGACGCTGACGAGTGGACGATGATCCGTCGTCACCCCGATCTGGGCGCCCGCATCCTGGCCGACAACCCGGCGCTCGCTCCCATCGTCCCGATCATCCGGCACCATCACGAGCGGTACGACGGACACGGCTACCCGGACGGGCTCGCCGGGGAGGAGATCCCCCTCGGCGCGGCGATCGTGGGCCTCGCTGATGCCTTCGAGACGATGCTGTCCAATCGTCCGTACCGCCTCGCGATGAGCTGGGAAGACGTGATGGCGGAGGTGCGTCGCTGCCGGGGGAGCCACTTCGCCCCACAGGTCGTGGACGCCCTGTTGACGGCATTGGAGACGGGCACGCTCCAGCCGATCCGGGATGATCCGCCTCCGACCGGATCGCTGCCGATGCCGCGTGCGGCAGGCGCTGAGGCCCGCGCCCTTGGCCTACTCCAGCGCATCAGCGCCGAGGTCAGCGCGCTGCTGGACATTGACCGCTTCCTGCGCCGCCTGGTTTCGGTGTTGGAGGCCGAGTTCCCCGACTCGGTCTGCGACATTCTGCTGCGCGACCCGGAGCGAGGCTACCTGATGCTCGTCACGCCCGACAGCGAGTACCCGAACCTGACCGTCCTCTCCGGTACCTACATCCTCGAAGAGGACCGGGGCATTGCCGGGTGGGTGGCCCGCCACGGGGTCTCGCAGAATGTCTCCGACACCAGGAAGGATCCGCGCTACGTCGTGCGCGGGCACCAGCCGATGCGCTCGGAGCTGGCGGTGCCGCTCCTCATCGACGGGCGCTGCATCGGTGTCATCAACCTGGAGAGCCCGCACGCCGCCGCCTTCTCGCTGACCGACCAGCAGGTGCTGGAGATGATCGGCACCTATGTGGCCCAGGCTATGGAGGTGGCCCATCTCCACGACCAGCTCAAGCGTCAAGCCGACCTCGACCCGATGACCGGGCTGCTCAACTACCGGGCCTTCCACGAGCGCCTCGAACAGGAGGTGGAGCGGGCACGGCAGACCGGAAACCGGCTTTCGATCGCGATCCTGGATGCCGACGGGATGAAGGCGCTGAACGACGCGGCCGGGTATCAGCAGGGCAACGATGCCATCCGCACCCTGGCCGGGATCCTGGCGGCCCACGTCCGGCCCGGCGATGTCGTGGCGCGCTACGGCGGCGACGAGTTCGCGCTGATCGTCCCCGGGATGGCCCCCTGGACGCTACAAGCCCGCCTGCAGGAGATCGACCAGGCGATCGCCGAGGCCAGCAAGACCGAGTTGCTCCCCACCGTTTCCTGGGGACTGGCGACATTCCCCGAGGATGGCACCTGCGCCAGCGATCTGATCGCCCGCGCCGATGCGGCGATGCACCAGGCCAAGCGTTACCGGACGCACCACGTGGGATCCTGCTAA
- a CDS encoding tyrosine-type recombinase/integrase, with amino-acid sequence MSRSDGTPPAQAPRRPLQPPLFELGTDGRLRGHVALVPDLTPDSSLEIARYWYRRYLEQSGHPRNTVNSYSYDLAVFEMLIGSKPIGEIRPRDIALFLDDSQTRSTRKRRLTSVSGFFKFLIDKAQVLEHDPTESFYPEHIPLKTPRPLFREEQERILAAAEADGPRAHAAVWLMLCLGLSRGEVLQLRADHVDLSDPEQPVVYVFYENPRHRGRERKLAAGAPFTAIYRRLVEEHGPLDYLIPILPQSLNKLVERVALAAGIQRHVTPQTLRDTFAVNRAREGADEVELLRLLGLADDSRNRMSVRRYIKLAEPPLLAEQSAPPRT; translated from the coding sequence ATGTCGCGATCGGACGGAACGCCCCCAGCGCAGGCACCCCGCCGCCCGCTTCAGCCGCCATTGTTCGAACTGGGCACCGATGGGCGGCTCCGTGGGCATGTCGCGCTCGTCCCTGACCTCACGCCGGACTCCAGCCTGGAGATCGCACGCTACTGGTATCGCCGCTACCTGGAGCAGTCCGGACACCCACGCAACACGGTCAACTCCTACAGCTACGACCTGGCGGTGTTCGAGATGCTGATCGGCTCCAAGCCGATCGGCGAGATTCGCCCGCGCGACATCGCGCTCTTTCTCGACGACAGCCAGACGCGCTCCACGCGGAAGCGCCGGCTGACGTCCGTCTCGGGCTTCTTCAAGTTCCTTATCGACAAGGCGCAGGTGCTGGAGCACGACCCGACTGAGTCGTTCTACCCCGAGCACATCCCGCTGAAGACGCCCCGGCCCCTCTTCCGGGAGGAGCAGGAGCGTATCCTCGCAGCCGCGGAGGCGGATGGTCCCCGCGCGCACGCTGCCGTCTGGTTGATGCTGTGCCTCGGGCTCTCACGTGGCGAGGTGCTGCAGTTGCGCGCCGACCATGTGGATCTCTCCGACCCCGAGCAGCCGGTCGTGTATGTCTTCTACGAGAACCCGCGCCACCGGGGTCGCGAGCGGAAGCTTGCCGCGGGCGCTCCCTTCACCGCGATCTACCGCCGGCTCGTCGAAGAGCACGGCCCGCTGGACTACCTGATCCCGATCCTGCCGCAGTCGCTCAACAAGCTGGTGGAGCGGGTCGCACTGGCGGCCGGGATTCAGCGGCACGTGACGCCGCAGACGCTCCGCGACACCTTCGCGGTCAATCGTGCCCGTGAGGGGGCCGACGAGGTGGAACTGCTGCGCCTGCTCGGCCTGGCTGACGACTCGCGCAACCGCATGAGCGTTCGTCGCTACATCAAGCTCGCCGAGCCGCCGCTCCTCGCGGAGCAATCCGCCCCTCCCCGCACCTAA
- a CDS encoding AAA family ATPase, with protein MVDQETAAREHMARIIADLSRTEAYPHPVTEIAIEETHASIVFLADDLVYKIKKPVDFGFLDFSTLERRRHFCHEEIRLNRRLSQGVYLDVVPVVEVGGRLQLFGDGPEVEYAVKMNRLPDNQMLNYLITTGTVDERVFPALADRLAAFYREAATGPGVDEWGTAEAAHFSIRENVEQTQPYVGTIIAPVQHRLIDEMSARFFAEHAELFQQRIAAGRIREGHGDLHLAHICVQGLRPEELQIIDCVEFNPRLRCGDIAVDIAFLAMDLDYHGRPDLSRSLVNMLAERLGDDDLPLLVHFFSVYRAHVRNKVACFRLDEIAPELPEYVAVKSEAERYIDLATSYLVEPERPTLFLVGGLSGTGKSVIAYRLARALGASLSSSDVVRKEIAGRPVESHEPVPYGTGIYEPSLTARTYQELLDRARVALTAGRSAVLDATFLDPSWREAARDMAAELGVDLLLIECQAPPAVVEERLARRSGLMADPSEADWAVYQEQRRRYGDVLAPLENVPQLTLDTNRPSAQVLDDILTHISLRPRL; from the coding sequence ATGGTAGACCAGGAAACAGCCGCGCGTGAGCACATGGCACGGATCATCGCCGATCTGAGCCGGACTGAAGCCTACCCGCACCCGGTCACGGAGATCGCGATCGAGGAGACGCACGCCTCCATCGTGTTCCTCGCCGACGACCTCGTCTACAAGATCAAGAAGCCGGTCGACTTCGGCTTCCTCGACTTCAGCACGCTGGAGCGGCGTCGCCACTTCTGCCACGAAGAGATCCGTCTGAACCGACGCCTCAGCCAGGGGGTCTATCTGGACGTCGTCCCGGTCGTGGAGGTCGGGGGGCGGCTCCAGCTCTTTGGAGACGGTCCGGAGGTCGAGTATGCCGTCAAGATGAACCGGCTCCCGGACAACCAGATGCTGAACTATCTCATCACCACCGGCACGGTCGACGAGCGGGTCTTCCCTGCCCTGGCCGACCGGCTCGCCGCGTTCTATCGGGAGGCGGCGACCGGGCCCGGCGTGGACGAGTGGGGCACGGCCGAGGCGGCGCACTTCAGCATCCGAGAGAACGTGGAACAGACCCAGCCATACGTCGGCACCATCATCGCGCCGGTGCAGCACCGGCTCATCGACGAGATGTCGGCGCGCTTCTTCGCGGAGCACGCGGAACTGTTCCAGCAGCGCATCGCGGCGGGCCGGATCCGCGAGGGGCACGGTGACCTCCATCTGGCGCACATCTGCGTCCAGGGGCTGCGCCCGGAGGAACTGCAGATCATCGACTGCGTCGAGTTCAACCCCCGCTTGCGCTGCGGAGATATCGCCGTGGACATCGCGTTCCTGGCGATGGACCTGGACTACCACGGGCGCCCAGATCTGTCCCGGTCGCTGGTGAACATGCTGGCCGAGCGGCTGGGCGATGACGACCTGCCGCTCCTGGTGCACTTCTTCTCGGTGTACCGGGCGCATGTGCGCAACAAAGTGGCCTGTTTCCGGCTGGACGAGATCGCGCCCGAGCTGCCTGAGTACGTCGCCGTGAAGTCGGAGGCAGAGCGCTACATCGACCTGGCGACCTCGTACCTCGTGGAGCCGGAGCGCCCGACGTTGTTCCTGGTGGGCGGGCTGTCCGGCACCGGCAAGAGCGTCATCGCCTACCGGCTGGCGCGGGCGCTCGGGGCGTCGCTGTCGTCGTCGGATGTGGTGCGCAAGGAGATCGCCGGGCGGCCCGTGGAGAGCCACGAGCCGGTCCCGTACGGGACGGGCATCTACGAGCCGAGCTTGACCGCGCGCACGTACCAGGAACTGCTGGATCGGGCACGCGTCGCGCTGACCGCCGGGCGCTCGGCAGTGCTGGATGCGACCTTCCTCGACCCGTCATGGCGGGAGGCGGCCCGCGATATGGCCGCCGAACTGGGTGTCGATCTGCTCCTGATCGAATGCCAGGCTCCGCCCGCGGTGGTGGAGGAGCGCCTCGCGCGCCGCAGTGGCCTGATGGCCGACCCGAGCGAGGCCGACTGGGCGGTCTACCAGGAGCAGCGCCGGCGCTACGGTGACGTGCTCGCCCCGTTGGAGAACGTGCCGCAGCTCACGCTCGACACCAACCGCCCATCGGCACAGGTGCTCGACGACATCCTCACCCACATCTCGCTCCGTCCGCGGCTGTGA
- a CDS encoding M42 family metallopeptidase: MNEQSKRFLLDLLDTASPSGFEEPAARRWRAEAETFADEVRVDVNGNSYARLRGEGPVVVIEGHIDEIGLMVTHVDDDGYLWFRPIGGWDDQILTGQRVRVMGRNGPVPGVIGRRPAHLLTPDERDKASKIKDLWIDIGARNGAEARERVQPGDPVVIEQPPLELANNRLVGRGIDNRMGAWVALETLRALANDRPPADIYAVAATQEEITFLGARTSAFSLDPTVAIVIDVTHATDHPDSDKRGGGDVKIGGGPVLGRGSAIHPLVYERLAAAAQSEGITFAVEALPRNTFTDADAFAPARAGIPTGLVSVPNRYMHSPNELISLDDLDATVRLIAAFVRALGPNPDFSRV, translated from the coding sequence TTGAACGAGCAGAGCAAGCGGTTTCTCTTGGATCTCCTCGACACGGCCAGCCCGTCCGGCTTCGAGGAACCGGCCGCGCGCCGCTGGCGCGCCGAGGCGGAGACCTTCGCCGACGAGGTGCGGGTCGACGTCAACGGCAACAGCTACGCCCGCCTGCGCGGTGAGGGGCCGGTCGTCGTCATCGAGGGCCACATCGACGAGATCGGTTTGATGGTCACTCACGTCGACGACGACGGCTACCTCTGGTTTCGGCCGATCGGCGGCTGGGACGACCAGATCCTGACCGGGCAGCGCGTGCGCGTCATGGGCCGGAATGGCCCGGTGCCCGGCGTCATCGGCCGGCGCCCGGCGCACCTCCTGACCCCGGATGAGCGGGACAAGGCGAGCAAGATCAAGGACCTCTGGATCGACATCGGCGCGCGCAACGGCGCCGAGGCACGGGAACGTGTCCAGCCCGGCGACCCGGTCGTCATCGAGCAGCCGCCGCTGGAACTGGCGAACAACCGGCTCGTCGGCCGGGGTATCGACAACCGCATGGGCGCCTGGGTGGCGCTGGAAACACTCCGCGCTCTCGCCAACGACCGGCCGCCCGCCGACATTTACGCCGTGGCCGCGACACAGGAAGAAATCACCTTCCTCGGCGCGCGGACCAGCGCCTTCTCCCTCGATCCGACCGTGGCGATCGTCATCGACGTGACCCATGCCACCGATCACCCCGACTCCGACAAGCGCGGTGGCGGGGATGTCAAGATCGGCGGTGGGCCGGTGCTGGGACGCGGCTCCGCAATTCACCCGCTCGTCTACGAGCGCCTCGCCGCTGCGGCGCAGTCCGAGGGAATCACCTTCGCAGTCGAGGCCCTGCCGCGCAATACCTTTACCGACGCCGATGCGTTCGCTCCGGCGCGCGCCGGCATCCCGACCGGGCTCGTCTCCGTCCCGAACCGCTACATGCACTCGCCCAATGAGCTGATCAGCCTGGACGACCTGGACGCCACCGTGCGCCTCATCGCCGCTTTCGTCCGCGCGCTCGGCCCGAACCCCGACTTCTCGCGGGTCTAG
- a CDS encoding phosphoglycerate dehydrogenase: MGKDVLILTSKFRGRADVAAEFLEQRGCRLVEREVVYPVTEDHLCELVRDVDGLITGLEPITARVLSHANRLKVISAAGVGFDHIDVEEATRRGIAVCNCHGCNNHSVAELAFGMMIGLSRSIYTLDRQIRNGGWGPVPFGPELWDKTLGIVGLGRVGRSTALLGRAFGMRVLATDIVWDMTFANEHGISYVPLERLLRESDFVSLHVPLTPQTRHLIDERALALMKPTAYLINTSRGPVVKESALVDALHAGRIAGAGLDVFEVEPHPNNPYVEFDNVILTPHIGGSTHDASERAFYLALTNVANVLNGEPAHCQVN; encoded by the coding sequence ATGGGCAAGGATGTGCTGATCCTGACGAGCAAGTTCCGCGGTCGCGCCGACGTCGCCGCCGAGTTCCTCGAACAACGCGGCTGCCGCCTGGTCGAGCGCGAGGTGGTCTACCCGGTGACGGAGGATCACCTCTGCGAGCTGGTCCGGGACGTGGACGGGCTCATCACCGGCCTGGAGCCGATCACCGCACGCGTCCTGTCCCACGCCAACCGGCTCAAGGTCATCAGCGCGGCCGGCGTCGGCTTCGACCACATCGACGTCGAAGAGGCTACCCGCCGTGGCATCGCGGTCTGCAACTGCCACGGCTGCAACAACCACTCCGTCGCCGAGCTGGCCTTCGGCATGATGATCGGCCTCTCGCGCAGCATCTACACGCTCGACCGCCAGATCCGCAACGGTGGCTGGGGCCCCGTCCCCTTCGGTCCGGAGTTGTGGGACAAGACCCTCGGCATCGTCGGACTCGGCCGGGTCGGGCGAAGCACCGCGCTGCTTGGCCGCGCCTTCGGCATGCGCGTGCTCGCCACCGACATCGTCTGGGACATGACCTTCGCCAACGAGCACGGGATCAGCTACGTTCCCCTCGAGCGTCTGCTGCGCGAGTCGGACTTCGTCTCCCTCCACGTCCCGCTGACACCGCAAACCCGCCATCTGATCGACGAGCGGGCCCTGGCGCTCATGAAGCCGACCGCCTACCTGATCAACACCTCGCGCGGGCCGGTGGTGAAGGAGTCGGCGCTGGTCGACGCCCTCCACGCCGGGCGCATCGCCGGTGCCGGGCTCGACGTCTTCGAGGTCGAGCCGCACCCGAACAACCCGTACGTCGAGTTCGACAACGTCATCCTGACGCCGCACATCGGTGGCTCGACGCACGACGCGTCCGAGCGCGCGTTCTACCTGGCACTGACCAACGTGGCCAATGTGCTCAACGGGGAACCGGCTCACTGCCAGGTAAACTGA